Proteins found in one Brachypodium distachyon strain Bd21 chromosome 5, Brachypodium_distachyon_v3.0, whole genome shotgun sequence genomic segment:
- the LOC112269423 gene encoding uncharacterized protein LOC112269423 isoform X1 — MLLQAYCAPRPVHRPLRTGRGNPSRCTGSLVALTVPAAGDGTAVSKAVATPSPSATTTTMKKRDAVVAVMAARTSPGTVAGCPGARAAATSHIAARTPAGGTLPMMIWHWARTALGLVLYAGATTARSELQRLLLQKKQVLVVQDTNTAAEGSVELAQGSEVQVADGSCTLQEFLDNIAQPRPRHLLPTPAKSATSKRQLQQNIANDPAQQNMQENSIVRRSARLSKNPKGAGALELKAQEFLARGLGIISDGEDFDDAAKSLFVKMFQGPEPLTEAAILAIDKLVVLIKKKMQKKKGKGKGKAKETLLLGAAPVVDV; from the exons ATGCTGCTGCAGGCTTACTGTGCACCTCGACCAGTACATCGACCTCTCCGCACGGGTCGGGGGAACCCGTCAAGATGCACTGGAAGCTTGGTGGCTCTGACGGTTCCAGCAGCAGGCGACGGTACTGCAGTGAGCAAGGCGGTCGCGACTCCTTCTCCAAGCGCGACcacgacgacgatgaagaaGAGGGACGCCGTGGTCGCGGTGATGGCCGCAAGGACAAGTCCTGGCACCGTGGCTGGCTGTCCAGGAGCAAGAGCGGCCGCCACGAGCCATATCGCCGCAAGGACTCCCGcgggaggcaccctgcctatGATGATATGGCACTGGGCGCGAACTGCACTGGGTCTGGTCCTCTACGCCGGCGCTACAACGGCAAGAAGCGAGCTACAACGACTTCTCCTACAAAAAAAG CAGGTTCTGGTTGTGCAGGACACAAATACTGCAGCTGAAGGCTCCGTGGAACTCGCCCAAGGGTCGGAAGTACAGGTTGCTGATGGTAGCTGCACTCTGCAAGAGTTCCTGGACAACATCGCGCAGCCACGACCTCGGCATCTCCTCCCAACGCCGGCAAAGTCTGCTACAAGCAAGCGCCAACTCCAGCAGAACATCGCCAACGACCCTGCCCAACAGAACATGCAAGAGAACTCCATTGTCCGTCGCAGCGCGCGCCTCTCCAAAAATCCAAAGGGGGCTGGCGCGCTGGAACTGAAGGCTCAAGAATTCCTCGCGCGCGGGCTCGGCATCATTTCTGATGGCGAGGACTTCGATGATGCTGCCAAGTCTCTCTTCGTCAAGATGTTCCAAGGTCCAGAGCCACTCACTGAAGCTGCAATCCTCGCCATCGACAAGCTGGTTGTATTGATCAAGAAAAAGatgcagaaaaagaaaggaaaggggaaggggaaggccAAAGAAACCCTTCTCCTAGGTGCTGCTCCAGTCGTCGATGTCTGA
- the LOC112269423 gene encoding uncharacterized protein LOC112269423 isoform X2 — MLLQAYCAPRPVHRPLRTGRGNPSRCTGSLVALTVPAAGDGTAVSKAVATPSPSATTTTMKKRDAVVAVMAARTSPGTVAGCPGARAAATSHIAARTPAGGTLPMMIWHWARTALGLVLYAGATTARSELQRLLLQKKVLVVQDTNTAAEGSVELAQGSEVQVADGSCTLQEFLDNIAQPRPRHLLPTPAKSATSKRQLQQNIANDPAQQNMQENSIVRRSARLSKNPKGAGALELKAQEFLARGLGIISDGEDFDDAAKSLFVKMFQGPEPLTEAAILAIDKLVVLIKKKMQKKKGKGKGKAKETLLLGAAPVVDV, encoded by the exons ATGCTGCTGCAGGCTTACTGTGCACCTCGACCAGTACATCGACCTCTCCGCACGGGTCGGGGGAACCCGTCAAGATGCACTGGAAGCTTGGTGGCTCTGACGGTTCCAGCAGCAGGCGACGGTACTGCAGTGAGCAAGGCGGTCGCGACTCCTTCTCCAAGCGCGACcacgacgacgatgaagaaGAGGGACGCCGTGGTCGCGGTGATGGCCGCAAGGACAAGTCCTGGCACCGTGGCTGGCTGTCCAGGAGCAAGAGCGGCCGCCACGAGCCATATCGCCGCAAGGACTCCCGcgggaggcaccctgcctatGATGATATGGCACTGGGCGCGAACTGCACTGGGTCTGGTCCTCTACGCCGGCGCTACAACGGCAAGAAGCGAGCTACAACGACTTCTCCTACAAAAAAAG GTTCTGGTTGTGCAGGACACAAATACTGCAGCTGAAGGCTCCGTGGAACTCGCCCAAGGGTCGGAAGTACAGGTTGCTGATGGTAGCTGCACTCTGCAAGAGTTCCTGGACAACATCGCGCAGCCACGACCTCGGCATCTCCTCCCAACGCCGGCAAAGTCTGCTACAAGCAAGCGCCAACTCCAGCAGAACATCGCCAACGACCCTGCCCAACAGAACATGCAAGAGAACTCCATTGTCCGTCGCAGCGCGCGCCTCTCCAAAAATCCAAAGGGGGCTGGCGCGCTGGAACTGAAGGCTCAAGAATTCCTCGCGCGCGGGCTCGGCATCATTTCTGATGGCGAGGACTTCGATGATGCTGCCAAGTCTCTCTTCGTCAAGATGTTCCAAGGTCCAGAGCCACTCACTGAAGCTGCAATCCTCGCCATCGACAAGCTGGTTGTATTGATCAAGAAAAAGatgcagaaaaagaaaggaaaggggaaggggaaggccAAAGAAACCCTTCTCCTAGGTGCTGCTCCAGTCGTCGATGTCTGA
- the LOC112269423 gene encoding uncharacterized protein LOC112269423 isoform X3 — protein MLLQAYCAPRPVHRPLRTGRGNPSRCTGSLVALTVPAAGDGTAVSKAVATPSPSATTTTMKKRDAVVAVMAARTSPGTVAGCPGARAAATSHIAARTPAGGTLPMMIWHWARTALGLVLYAGATTARSELQRLLLQKKDTNTAAEGSVELAQGSEVQVADGSCTLQEFLDNIAQPRPRHLLPTPAKSATSKRQLQQNIANDPAQQNMQENSIVRRSARLSKNPKGAGALELKAQEFLARGLGIISDGEDFDDAAKSLFVKMFQGPEPLTEAAILAIDKLVVLIKKKMQKKKGKGKGKAKETLLLGAAPVVDV, from the exons ATGCTGCTGCAGGCTTACTGTGCACCTCGACCAGTACATCGACCTCTCCGCACGGGTCGGGGGAACCCGTCAAGATGCACTGGAAGCTTGGTGGCTCTGACGGTTCCAGCAGCAGGCGACGGTACTGCAGTGAGCAAGGCGGTCGCGACTCCTTCTCCAAGCGCGACcacgacgacgatgaagaaGAGGGACGCCGTGGTCGCGGTGATGGCCGCAAGGACAAGTCCTGGCACCGTGGCTGGCTGTCCAGGAGCAAGAGCGGCCGCCACGAGCCATATCGCCGCAAGGACTCCCGcgggaggcaccctgcctatGATGATATGGCACTGGGCGCGAACTGCACTGGGTCTGGTCCTCTACGCCGGCGCTACAACGGCAAGAAGCGAGCTACAACGACTTCTCCTACAAAAAAAG GACACAAATACTGCAGCTGAAGGCTCCGTGGAACTCGCCCAAGGGTCGGAAGTACAGGTTGCTGATGGTAGCTGCACTCTGCAAGAGTTCCTGGACAACATCGCGCAGCCACGACCTCGGCATCTCCTCCCAACGCCGGCAAAGTCTGCTACAAGCAAGCGCCAACTCCAGCAGAACATCGCCAACGACCCTGCCCAACAGAACATGCAAGAGAACTCCATTGTCCGTCGCAGCGCGCGCCTCTCCAAAAATCCAAAGGGGGCTGGCGCGCTGGAACTGAAGGCTCAAGAATTCCTCGCGCGCGGGCTCGGCATCATTTCTGATGGCGAGGACTTCGATGATGCTGCCAAGTCTCTCTTCGTCAAGATGTTCCAAGGTCCAGAGCCACTCACTGAAGCTGCAATCCTCGCCATCGACAAGCTGGTTGTATTGATCAAGAAAAAGatgcagaaaaagaaaggaaaggggaaggggaaggccAAAGAAACCCTTCTCCTAGGTGCTGCTCCAGTCGTCGATGTCTGA